A stretch of Babylonia areolata isolate BAREFJ2019XMU chromosome 23, ASM4173473v1, whole genome shotgun sequence DNA encodes these proteins:
- the LOC143297795 gene encoding 1-acyl-sn-glycerol-3-phosphate acyltransferase delta-like encodes MSIGGMLKGWIVPQLLLGYIFITSGLIVCSLMLLSTVIWPFDRQLYRKINVHLAYAHWSQFTFLAQWWSGTEVLIYMDEEDKKLVGKEHVLVMMNHKYDIDWLMAWILSERFGMLGGTKIFGKEMLRYVPLIGWAWYFTESIFLKRQWDHDRRIIAHDVARIVDYPEGYWITVLLFPEGTRFTEEKLKASQEVCRAKGYPMTKHTLLPRTKGFVLSMHGMKGKVPALYNATVGFPSTGPKPTLMNIINGVPLLAHFHVVRVPLEEVPIETDEACGVWLRDVFRQKDQLYDDFLKNGKFNEEGKVVPWRVNDLVMWLFWAVLTCVPLFYFITNTFMSGTITQKLLFLGIVALVSVVLRLMVRVTETTSGSSYGTTSQKQEQQNGQTDNNPSPSTDDSKQS; translated from the exons ATGTCAATAGGGGGCATGCTGAAGGGTTGGATTGTGCCTCAGCTGTTGCTAGGCTACATCTTCATCACCAGCGGACTCATCGTCTGCAGTCTGATGCTGCTGTCCACAGTCATTTGGCCGTTCGACCGTCAACTTTACCGCAAAATTAACGTCCATCTGGCCTATGCTCACTGGAGTC AGTTCACCTTCCTGGCCCAGTGGTGGTCAGGCACAGAGGTTCTGATCTACATGGACGAGGAGGACAAGAAGCTGGTGGGCAAGGAGCATGTGTTGGTCATGATGAACCACAAGTATGACATCGACTGGCTCATGGCATGGATCCTGTCCGAGCGCTTTGGTATGCTGGGG GGCACAAAGATTTTTGGGAAGGAGATGCTGCGCTATGTTCCACTGATTGGCTGGGCCTGGTACTTCACGGAGAGCATTTTCCTCAAGAGACAGTGGGACCATGACCGCAGAATCATTGCTCATGATGTGGCACGCATTGTGGACTACCCTGAGGGCTACTGGATTACA gtgttgctGTTTCCAGAGGGTACCCGCTTCACAGAGGAGAAGCTGAAGGCCAGTCAGGAGGTGTGCCGTGCCAAAGGTTACCCCATGACCAAACACACCCTGCTGCCCAGAACCAAGGGATTCGTGCTGTCCATGCATGGCATGAAGGGGAAAG TTCCCGCCCTGTACAATGCCACTGTGGGATTCCCCAGCACTGGCCCCAAACCCACACTGATGAACATCATCAACGGAGTGCCTCTTCTCGCTCACTTCCATGTTGT ACGTGTACCGCTGGAAGAGGTGCCCATCGAGACAGATGAAGCATGTGGGGTGTGGCTGAGGGATGTTTTCAGACAGAAG gATCAGTTGTATGATGACTTTTTGAAGAATGGCAAGTTTAATGAGGAGGGCAAAGTGGTGCCGTGGCGTGTGAATGACCTGGTGATGTGGCTGTTCTGGGCCGTGCTGACCTGTGTGCCTCTCTTCTacttcatcaccaacaccttcatGTCCGGCACCATCACACAGAAACTCCTCTTTCTTGGCATCGTGGCTCTCG tttctgTTGTCCTTCGCCTGATGGTTCGTGTGACGGAAACGACAAGCGGGTCATCCTATGGAACAACATCCCAGAAACAGGAGCAGCAGAATGGTCAGACTGACAACAATCCTTCACCCAGCACAGACGATTCTAAGCAGTCCTAG